In a single window of the Pleurodeles waltl isolate 20211129_DDA chromosome 4_2, aPleWal1.hap1.20221129, whole genome shotgun sequence genome:
- the LOC138292642 gene encoding thiosulfate sulfurtransferase-like isoform X2, whose product MANQLFSKALVSAKWLAEALGARRLGPGLRVLDTSSYPPGERDARQEYLERHIPGASFFDIEVCKDQASPYEVMLPSEQAFGDYVGSLGVGNNTHVVVYDGDPLGSFYAPRAWWMFRAFGHRQVSVLNGGFRNWVKEGHPVTAEAARPEPAQFKAKLDRRLVKSFEEMLENLQTKKFQVVDSRSEGRYRGTVQEQGEEIEHGHFTGTINIPFLNVFTESGHQKQAEEIQRLFREKKVDLARPLVTTCHRGVTACSIALAAHMLGKEDVAVYDGSWSEWVVRAKPEDIISEGKRNSG is encoded by the exons ATGGCGAACCAGCTCTTCTCCAAGGCTCTGGTCTCGGCCAAGTGGCTGGCGGAGGCCCTGGGGGCCCGGCGGCTGGGGCCCGGTCTGCGAGTGCTGGACACCTCTAGTTACCCCCCCGGGGAGCGCGACGCCCGCCAGGAGTACCTGGAGCGCCACATCCCCGGCGCCTCGTTCTTCGACATCGAGGTGTGCAAGGACCAGGCCTCGCCCTACGAGGTGATGCTGCCCAGCGAGCAGGCCTTCGGAGACTACGTGGGCAGCCTGGGCGTGGGCAACAACACGCACGTGGTGGTCTACGACGGCGACCCGCTGGGCTCCTTCTACGCCCCGCGGGCCTGGTGGATGTTCCGGGCCTTCGGGCACCGGCAGGTGTCGGTGCTCAACGGCGGCTTCCGGAACTGGGTGAAGGAGGGCCACCCCGTGACTGCCGAGGCCGCCAGGCCAGAGCCCGCCCAATTCAAGGCCAAGCTGGACCGGCGCCTTGTGAAGAGCTTCGAGGAGATGCTGGAAAATCTGCAGACCAAGAAGTTCCAGGTGGTGGACTCCAGGTCCGAGGGACGGTACCGTGGCACTGTGCAGGAGCAAGGTGAGGAAA taga GCATGGACACTTTACCGGTACTATCAACATACCGTTCCTGAACGTCTTCACTGAGTCTGGCCATCAGAAGCAGGCTGAAGAGATTCAGAGACTGTTCCGGGAGAAGAAGGTGGATCTGGCCCGGCCGCTCGTGACTACGTGCCACAGAGGTGTCACAGCTTGCAGCATCGCGCTGGCCGCGCACATGTTAGGCAAGGAGGACGTGGCAGTTTACGACGGCTCCTGGAGTGAGTGGGTTGTAAGGGCCAAACCAGAGGACATCATTAGCGAGGGGAAGAGGAATTCAGGATAA
- the LOC138292642 gene encoding thiosulfate sulfurtransferase-like isoform X1 has product MANQLFSKALVSAKWLAEALGARRLGPGLRVLDTSSYPPGERDARQEYLERHIPGASFFDIEVCKDQASPYEVMLPSEQAFGDYVGSLGVGNNTHVVVYDGDPLGSFYAPRAWWMFRAFGHRQVSVLNGGFRNWVKEGHPVTAEAARPEPAQFKAKLDRRLVKSFEEMLENLQTKKFQVVDSRSEGRYRGTVQEQGFRHGHFTGTINIPFLNVFTESGHQKQAEEIQRLFREKKVDLARPLVTTCHRGVTACSIALAAHMLGKEDVAVYDGSWSEWVVRAKPEDIISEGKRNSG; this is encoded by the exons ATGGCGAACCAGCTCTTCTCCAAGGCTCTGGTCTCGGCCAAGTGGCTGGCGGAGGCCCTGGGGGCCCGGCGGCTGGGGCCCGGTCTGCGAGTGCTGGACACCTCTAGTTACCCCCCCGGGGAGCGCGACGCCCGCCAGGAGTACCTGGAGCGCCACATCCCCGGCGCCTCGTTCTTCGACATCGAGGTGTGCAAGGACCAGGCCTCGCCCTACGAGGTGATGCTGCCCAGCGAGCAGGCCTTCGGAGACTACGTGGGCAGCCTGGGCGTGGGCAACAACACGCACGTGGTGGTCTACGACGGCGACCCGCTGGGCTCCTTCTACGCCCCGCGGGCCTGGTGGATGTTCCGGGCCTTCGGGCACCGGCAGGTGTCGGTGCTCAACGGCGGCTTCCGGAACTGGGTGAAGGAGGGCCACCCCGTGACTGCCGAGGCCGCCAGGCCAGAGCCCGCCCAATTCAAGGCCAAGCTGGACCGGCGCCTTGTGAAGAGCTTCGAGGAGATGCTGGAAAATCTGCAGACCAAGAAGTTCCAGGTGGTGGACTCCAGGTCCGAGGGACGGTACCGTGGCACTGTGCAGGAGCAAG GGTTCAGGCATGGACACTTTACCGGTACTATCAACATACCGTTCCTGAACGTCTTCACTGAGTCTGGCCATCAGAAGCAGGCTGAAGAGATTCAGAGACTGTTCCGGGAGAAGAAGGTGGATCTGGCCCGGCCGCTCGTGACTACGTGCCACAGAGGTGTCACAGCTTGCAGCATCGCGCTGGCCGCGCACATGTTAGGCAAGGAGGACGTGGCAGTTTACGACGGCTCCTGGAGTGAGTGGGTTGTAAGGGCCAAACCAGAGGACATCATTAGCGAGGGGAAGAGGAATTCAGGATAA